Proteins from a genomic interval of Ictalurus furcatus strain D&B chromosome 2, Billie_1.0, whole genome shotgun sequence:
- the slc25a39 gene encoding probable mitochondrial glutathione transporter SLC25A39, which translates to MGEGPAGGPSPSITPVQQMVASSAGALLTALFVTPLDVVKIRLQSQQAPVYKALPADSRVWKRKPRLPKWKCFLYCNGLMDHIYVCQNTTACSAWYKTPTHFNGTLDAFVKITRSEGLRSLWSGLPPTLVMAVPTTVIYFTCYDQLKDVMCYGLGYHSNYVSIIAGGLARLGAVTVITPLELVRTKMQSRRVSYSELRVCIRSAVAQSGVLSLWRGWGPTVLRDVPFSAMYWFNYELMKAALCERYRTPQASFNISFAAGAVSGAIAAITTLPFDVVKTRRQIELGETELLGAPPKKPSSTWLVMKSIWTESGYRGLFAGFLPRVIKVAPACAIMISTYEFGKAFFRKHNEEERRRGGDVRRSITAELHDRFHPN; encoded by the exons ATGGGTGAGGGTCCTGCAGGTGGTCCGTCTCCCTCCATCACTCCAGTGCAGCAGATGGTGGCGTCCAGTGCTGGAGCGTTACTGACCGCGCTCTTTg TAACGCCGTTAGATGTGGTGAAGATCAGACTGCAGTCCCAGCAGGCTCCAGTCTACAAAG catTACCAGCGGATTCTCGTGTGTGGAAGAGAAAGCCTCGTCTCCCGAAGT GGAAGTGTTTTCTGTACTGTAACGGACTGATGGACCACATCTACGTCTGCCAGAACACCACGGCCTGCAGCGCCTGGTACAAAACACCCACTCACTTCAACGGGACACTG gatgcGTTTGTGAAAATCACTCGCTCGGAGGGTCTGCGCTCTCTGTGGAGCGGCCTTCCTCCTACGCT tgtgatggCGGTTCCTACCACAGTCATCTACTTCACTTGTTATGATCAGCTCAAGGACGTCATGTGTTACGGCCTCGGTTACCACAGCAACTACGTATCCATCATCGCCGGGGGTCTGGCGAGAC TGGGCGCGGTCACAGTGATCACCCCGTTGGAGTTGGTGCGCACGAAGATGCAGTCACGGCGTGTGTCGTACAGCGAGCTGCGAGTGTGTATCAGATCGGCCGTGGCTCAGAGTGGCGTGCTCTCGCTGTGGAGGGGGTGGGGACCCACCGTGCTCCGAGACGTCCCTTTCTCTG ccATGTACTGGTTTAATTATGAGTTGATGAAAGCAGCGCTGTGTGAGAGATACAGAACACCGCAGGCTTCTTTTAACATCAGCTTCGCAGCAGGAGCCGTTTCCGGAGCT ATCGCTGCGATCACGACGCTGCCGTTCGATGTGGTGAAAACGCGCAGGCAGATCGAGCTGGGAGAAACCGAGCTTCTCGGAG ctcCTCCGAAGAAGCCTTCTTCCACATGGCTCGTAATGAAGAGTATCTGGACTGAAAGCGGCTACCGAGGCCTGTTCGCAG gtTTCCTGCCGCGGGTGATCAAAGTGGCTCCGGCGTGCGCCATCATGATCAGCACGTACGAGTTCGGGAAGGCTTTCTTCCGCAAGCACAACGAGGAGGAGCGGCGGCGTGGCGGAGACGTGCGGAGGAGCATCACCGCAGAGCTGCATGATCGTTTCCACCCAAACTGA
- the rpl27 gene encoding 60S ribosomal protein L27, whose protein sequence is MGKFMKPGKVVMVLAGRYAGRKAVIVKNIDDGTADRPYSHALVSGIDRYPRKVTATMGKKKVAKRSKIKAFVKVFNYNHLMPTRYSVDIPLDKTIVNKDVFRDPALKRKARREAKVKFEERYKTGKNKWFFQKLRF, encoded by the exons ATGGGCAAATTCATGAAACCCGGGAAGGTGGTGATGGTCCTGGCTGGACGTTACGCCGGACGCAAAGCCGTCATCGTCAAG AATATTGACGACGGCACCGCTGACCGCCCTTACAGCCACGCCCTGGTCTCGGGTATCGACCGTTACCCCCGCAAAGTCACCGCCACCATGGGCAAGAAGAAGGTGGCTAAGAGGTCCAAGATTAAGGCCTTCGTTAAGGTGTTCAACTACAACCACCTGATGCCAACCAG GTACTCGGTTGACATTCCTCTGGACAAAACCATCGTCAACAAGGACGTGTTCAGGGATCCCGCTCTGAAACGCAAAGCCAGGAGGGAGGCCAAGGTCAAGTTTGAGGAGAG GTACAAGACCGGCAAGAACAAATGGTTCTTCCAGAAGCTCCGATTCTAG